A region of bacterium DNA encodes the following proteins:
- a CDS encoding flagellar motor protein MotB: MADQKQAEQPIIIKRIVAGHGHHGGSWKVAFADFATAMMAFFLLLWILNQATDQEKAAISGYFNNPYAVDLGGSQGVTGTEPGIGEGGTDEEGLGGMRDQQRLEQLEAQIKDAINTSEAMKQFRDRIDVAMTPEGVRIQVMDKEARFMFALGSSTLEPGAQELLRELATVISTVPNRISISGHTDALPYGSPTYTNWELSTDRANTARREMLRGGLDPRKIGRVVGLASTALLLPDRPEDPMNRRITILVMNRRTEESIRKEGGQLMAVDE, encoded by the coding sequence ATGGCGGACCAGAAACAGGCCGAACAGCCCATCATCATCAAGCGCATCGTCGCCGGTCACGGACATCACGGCGGCTCCTGGAAAGTGGCCTTCGCCGACTTCGCCACCGCCATGATGGCCTTCTTCCTCCTGCTCTGGATCCTCAACCAGGCCACGGACCAGGAGAAGGCGGCCATTTCGGGCTACTTCAACAACCCCTATGCCGTCGACCTGGGAGGCTCCCAGGGCGTCACCGGCACCGAGCCGGGCATCGGCGAGGGGGGGACGGACGAGGAAGGGCTGGGCGGCATGCGGGACCAACAGCGGCTGGAACAGCTGGAGGCGCAGATCAAGGACGCCATCAACACCAGCGAGGCCATGAAACAGTTCAGGGATCGCATCGACGTGGCGATGACCCCCGAGGGAGTGCGCATCCAGGTGATGGACAAGGAGGCGCGCTTCATGTTCGCCCTGGGCAGCTCCACCCTGGAGCCGGGCGCCCAGGAGCTGCTGCGGGAGTTGGCCACGGTCATCTCCACCGTGCCCAACCGCATCAGCATCAGCGGCCACACGGACGCCCTGCCCTATGGCTCACCCACTTACACCAACTGGGAGCTGTCCACCGACCGCGCCAACACGGCGCGGCGGGAGATGCTGCGCGGCGGCCTGGACCCCCGCAAGATCGGGCGTGTGGTGGGTCTCGCCTCCACCGCCCTGCTGCTGCCGGACCGGCCCGAGGATCCCATGAACCGCCGCATCACCATTCTTGTCATGAACCGCCGCACGGAGGAGTCCATCCGCAAGGAGGGCGGGCAGCTGATGGCCGTCGACGAGTGA
- the motA gene encoding flagellar motor stator protein MotA, translating to MNLIIGLVVVFGCVVTGFVLEGGHIGVLWQPVELLILGGAAFGAMIIANPFSVLKRVLSSIPSLLKGDLHGKDDYLQLFAMMGDVFNKIRRQGLVAIEQDIGNPESSEIFSKYPKLLQNHHTIEFIQDYLRLVVSGSMNTFQLENLMDVELSTHHHEAEQPAQAVSRVADALPGFGIVAAVLGIVITMGSLGGEAEEIGHKVAVALIGTFMGILFAYGVFGPLSNSLERRAREEADWYTAIKTCFMASLQGYAPQIALEFGRKTVPPAVRPSFEELSAFLRGSKKE from the coding sequence GTGAACCTGATCATCGGTCTGGTGGTGGTTTTCGGTTGCGTCGTCACGGGCTTCGTGCTCGAGGGCGGCCACATCGGCGTGCTCTGGCAGCCGGTGGAGCTGCTCATCCTGGGCGGCGCCGCGTTCGGCGCCATGATCATCGCCAACCCCTTCTCCGTCCTGAAGAGGGTGCTCAGCTCCATACCCTCCCTGCTCAAGGGAGACCTCCACGGCAAGGACGACTACCTCCAGCTCTTCGCCATGATGGGCGACGTCTTCAACAAGATCCGCCGCCAGGGCCTCGTGGCCATCGAGCAGGACATCGGCAATCCCGAGAGCAGCGAGATCTTCTCCAAGTATCCCAAGCTGCTCCAGAACCACCACACCATCGAGTTCATCCAGGACTACCTGCGCCTGGTCGTGAGCGGCAGCATGAACACCTTCCAACTGGAAAACCTGATGGACGTGGAGCTGAGCACGCACCATCACGAGGCCGAGCAGCCGGCCCAGGCGGTGAGCCGCGTGGCCGACGCCCTCCCCGGTTTCGGCATCGTGGCCGCCGTGCTGGGCATCGTCATCACCATGGGCTCCCTGGGCGGCGAGGCCGAGGAGATCGGGCACAAGGTGGCCGTCGCCCTCATCGGCACCTTCATGGGCATCCTCTTCGCCTATGGCGTGTTCGGACCGCTCAGCAACTCCCTGGAGCGGCGGGCCCGGGAGGAGGCGGACTGGTACACGGCGATCAAGACCTGCTTCATGGCCAGCCTCCAGGGCTACGCGCCGCAGATCGCCCTGGAGTTCGGGCGCAAGACCGTGCCCCCGGCCGTCCGCCCCAGCTTCGAGGAGTTGAGCGCCTTCCTGCGCGGCAGCAAGAAGGAATAG